The window GGTTTCCAGCAGGCGCAACAGGTTCTCGCCGGTGTTGCCGGCGGCGTGGGCGGCCGTGGCGAACAGGCGCCGGAACTGTCTCTCCAAAACGCCGGAGATGCGGCGCGCTTTCTGCTTCTCACGCAGACGCTTGGCGTATTCGGTGGGCTTGCCGGCGCGGCGGGCGCCGTGCTGGCCTGGGGGCAACACGCCCTCTCTGTCCATGGGGCACTTGCCGAAGCAACGATCGCCCTTCAGGAAAAGTTTGACGCTTTCGCGACGGCACAACTTGCAAACGGGACCAATGTATCGAGCCACGAAGTTTCTCCTTTACACTCGCCGCGCTTTGGGCGGTCGGCATCCATCGTGCGGTATCGGCGTCACGTCTTTGATGGCGGTGACGACCAGGCCCGCGCCCTGAAGGGCGCGGATGGCGGTTTCGCGTCCCGAGCCGGGTCCTTTGACGAACACCGACACGGTCTTGACACCCAGGGCGATGGCTTTTTTGGCGGCGTTGTCCGCCGTGACCTGCGCGGCGAACGGCGTGCCTTTTTTGGTGCCCTTGAACCCCGCGCTGCCCGCGGTGGCCCAAACGATCGAGTTGCCCCGGTCGTCGGTGATGTTCACGATCGTGTTGTTGAAAGACGATTGAATGTACACGCGGGCGTTGGCGATGTCGCGCCAGGCCTTTTTCTTCAGTTTCGGCGCCGGGCCGGCGGGTCGCGCCGGGGCTTTCGCCGGGGGGGTCTTGGGGGCGTCTTTGCGCACTTCGGGTTGATCAGCCATGAATTCTCCTCGTCTCTAAAAAAAATTACGCCTTGGCGGCGGTGGCCGGCGCGGCGCCCGTGCCGGGTTTCGCCGAGCCGACGGTCTTCCGTCGTCCACGGCGCGTGCGGCCGTTCGAGCGCGTGCGCTGCCCGCGGGCCGGCAGATTGCGCCGGTGGCGCGAGCCGCGGTACGAACCGATTTCGATCAAGCGGCGGATGTTCGCGTTGATCTCGCGGCGCAAATCGCCTTCAATTTTGTAACTGCGGCTGATCTCGGTGTTGATTTTCGAGACTTCCGCCTCGGTCAAATCTTTCACGCGGGTCGACGCGGACACGCCCGTCGCCTTGAGAATGTCCATCGACCGCATGGGGCCGATGCCGTAGATGTAGGACAGGGCCACATCCACGCGTTTGTGTTTCGGAAGATCCAATCCTGCGACGCGAGCCATTGAGTTCTCCTTGAAAGTCCCGGCTTAGCCCTGGCGTTGCTTGTGCCGGGGATTCGAGCAGAGCACGTAAAGTTTTCGGTGCCGGCGCAAAACGCGGCACTTGTCACAAATGGGTTTCACCGACGCGCGAACTTTCATTTCATTTCTCCCTGTAGGTGATGCGGCCGCGGGTGAGGTCGTAAGGCGACAGTTCCACTTTGACCTTGTCCCCGGGCAAAATCTTGATGTAGTGCATCCGCATTTTTCCGGAAATGTGGGCGAGCACCTTGTGCCCGCCTTCGACTTCCAAACGAAACATCGCGTTGGGCAAGGCTTCCAACACGCGCCCTTCCATTTCTATTTTTTCTTCTTTGGTCATACCGTCCTTAGGGTTCATTCAAAAATAACTGACTCAATTTGGCCGGTGACTTTTGGCCCTGGCCCGCGTTGCTCATCGCTCACTTACCGTCCAGTAAGCTCGCTCTTCGCGCCTTGTCCTGGACCAAAATCCCCTCGGCCAAACAGGCCACTTATTTCTGAAGGAACCCTTAGTCCACCAACGTCAAAATTTCGGGGCCCGCGTCGGTGATCGCCACCGTGTGCTCAAAATGGGCCGAGGGGCGACCGTCTTCCGTCACCACCGTCCAACCGTCCGACAGGGTGCGCACTTTCCAAGTGCCCGCGTTGAACATGGGCTCCAGGGCCAGCACCAACCCGGCGTCCAACCGCAATCCCGCGCCCGGTTCGCCGCAATTGGGAACGGACGGCCCTTCGTGCATTTGCCGGCCGATCCCGTGACCGACGAAATCGCGCACCACGCCGTACCCCTTGGCTTCGGCCGTTTTTTGAATCGCCGCGCCGATGTCCCCGAGCCGTTGCCCCACGCGCGCGGCGTCGATGCCGCGCCCCAGGGCCTCCCGCGTCGTGTTCAAGAGGGCTTCGCGGTCTTCCGCGATTTTGCCGACCGGGAACGTGGCCGCCGTGTCGCCGACAAACCCATCGAGCGTGGCTCCCACGTCGATCCCGATCACATCGCCTTCCTTCAAAATCCGTTTGGGATGGGGGATCCCGTGCACCACTTCCTCGTTGATCGAAGCGCAAATGGTCGCCGGATAGCCCAAATAACCCAGGAACGTCGGCGTGGCGCCCGCCGCTTTGATCGTTTCGCGCGCGACGCGGTCCAGCTCCGCGGTCGACACGCCCGGTTGGACGGCCCGTCCGACCGCGGCCAGGGCCCGCGCGGCCACGCGTCCCGCTCGGCGCATGCGGGCCAAATCCGCCGCCGATTTCAATTCAATGCGGCGGTCCCCCATCAGGGGCGGGGCATCTTGTCCAAAGCGACGACCATGGCCACAAACACCTCCGCCACGGGGCGGTCGGCCGAAACGGTCTCCAACAGTTCCAAACCGCGGTAGTAAGAAATCAGCGGTTCGGTCAAATCGTCGTACACCCGGAGGCGCTTTTCGATGGTTTCGGCGCGGTCGTCTTCCCGGTGGATCAGCGCGGCGGCGTCCACGTCGCACACGCCCGTTTGCTGGGGGGGTTGCGTCAGTAAATTATACACCTTTGCGCATTTGGGGCATTGGCGGCGGCTGGACAGCCGTCGGACGACTTCTTGCTGGTCCAGTTTCAGATAAAGAACTTTTTCCAACGGGCGGTTCGCCGCGCGGAGGTAGTCGCCCAACCCTTCGGCCTGGGCCACCGTGCGGGGGAACCCATCCAAGAGAAAACCCTTGGTGCAATCCGGCTGGGTGAGGCGTTGGGTGACGATCGTCAACACGAGTTCGTCGGGCACCAGCCGACCGGAACTCACGTAATCCTGAACCTGAAGACCCAATTCCGATTTTTTCGCGATTTCTTGACGGAAAATATCGCCCGTTGAAATGTGCGGCACTTTGTAGCGCTCGGACAACGGTTTCGCCTGCGTTCCCTTCCCGGAGCCGGGGGCTCCCAACAAAACGACGTTCATCGCGATGACCTCAGTTGCCGGCGCCGCCGCCGGCGCCGACGTTGAACCACCGGCCCTTCACGCGACCGGTTTTAGAAAAACCTTCGTAATGCCCCATGATGAGGCGCGATTCCAACTGCCCGATGGTGTCCAACGCGACACCCACCGTGATCAGAACCGATGTTCCGCCGAAGTAAAAGGGGGTGTTGACGAACCGATGCAACAAATCGGGAAGGATGGCCAGCGCCGCCACGAACAGGGCGCCGCCCAGGGTGATGCGGGAAAGGACGGTGTTGATGTAGGTGGCGGTCGGTTCCCCCGGCCGGATCCCCGGGATAAACCCACCCCATTTTTTCAGGTTTTCGGCGAGGTCCATGGGATTGAACTGCACCGAGTTGTAAAAGTAGCAGAAAAATATGATGAGGCCCGCGTAAAGCGCCTCGTACCACCAGTGGCGGCCGCTCCAAAACCCCATCACTTTTTTCGACAGTTCCGCGTCGGGGTTAAAAGACGCGAACGTCACCGGCACCGAAAGGAGGGACACCGCGAAAATGACGGCGATCACCCCGGATTGATCCACTTTGAGGGGCAGGAACGTGCTGGCCCCGCCGTACATTTTCCGACCCACCATCCGCTTGGCGTATTGCACGGGGATCTTCCGTTGCGCGGTCTCGACCCAGACCACAAGGCCGGTGACCAAAAGGATGAACGCCAGGAGGCCCAAGGCCCCGACGATGCTGCGCTGCTGAAGTTGGAATATATCCACGATCAGGTTTTTGGCCGCGGGGAAAAACCGGTCCACGATGCCCGTGAAAATCATGAGCGAGATGCCGTTGCCGATGCCGAGTTCCGTGATTTGCTCGCCGAGCCACATGATGAACAGCGTCCCCGTCGTCAAGGTGATCACCGTCGTGAAAATGAAAAGGGCGCCCGGATCCCGGACCACGGCGATTTCGCCCGGAAGCGTGATCTTCGTGATCAACGTCGTCAAACCATAGGATTGGATGAGGGCCAGGAGCAAGGTGAAATAGCGGGTGATCTTGTTCATCTGCTTGCGGCCCGTTTCGCCTTCTTTCGCCAGTCGGTCGAGGTAAGGGATAACGTGCGCGCCCTGCAGCAAGCTCATGATGATCGAGGAGTTGATGTAGGGCATGACCCCCAGAGCGAAAATCGACATCCGCCCCAAAGCCCCCCCGGAGAACATATCCAGAAACCCCAGGAAATTGTTGGACTGGGATTTGAACAACTGCTGCAGGGCGGCCGCGTCGATTCCCGGGATGGGGATCGCCACGCCCACCCGGTAAATGACCAAAATCCCCAACGTGAAGAGGATGCGTCGGCGGAGGTCCGGGATCTTGAAGATGTTGGCGAAAGAGTTCATGGTCGCTGCGGCGCGCGGGTCTCCTGTTTAATTCGTTCGAACCCAGGTTTTGTGGGCGATCAATTCCACTTTGCCGCCCGCCGCTTCGATTTTTTTCTTCGCGGAGGCGGAAAACGCGTCGGCCTTCACTTGAAAGGCCTTGTCCAAATCCCCGTCGCCGAGGACCTTGACCAACCCGCGCCCCTTGACGAGACCAAGGGCCCGGAGGCTTTCCGGGGTCACTTCCCCCGGCTTCTCAATGACGGCGTTCATGTCGCCGATGTTGACGATTTGATAGACGGTCCGGAAGGCCTTGTTGTTGAACCCGCGTTTGGGAATGCGGCGGATGAGCGGGATCTGGCCGCCCTCGAACCCGGCCTTCATGTGGGCGTCGCCGGAGCGGGCCGTTTGCCCTTTGAAACCGCGGGTCGAGCCCTTGCCGCCGTGGCCGGAGCCTTCGCCGCGGCCGACGATTTTGCGCCGATGGCGGGAGCCCGGCGCGGGTTTCAGGTTGTTGAGACGGATCATAGGGTCCTCGTTAAGCCGGCACCGCGGGAGCGGCCGGCAAAGTCTTTCCGCGCATGCGGTACGCGTCTTCCTTGGTTTGCAAACTTCCGAGAGCCACCAACGTGGCGTACACCACGTTGAACGGGTTCGGGCTGCGCAGGGACTTGGACAAAATGTCGCGCACGCCGGCGGCTTCGACGACCGCCCGGACGCTGCCGCCCGCGATGACGCCCGTGCCGGGGGCCGCGGGTTTCAAAAGCACCGTGCCCGCCCCGAAAACGCCGGTGACGTCGTGGGGGATGGTCGTCCCTTTCAACGGGATTTTGACAATGGTCTTCTTCGCCTGCATGACCGCCTTCTGGATGGCGGCCTGGACTTCCTTGGCCTTGCCCATCGCCGCGCCAACGTGGCCGGCGCCGTCGCCCACCACCACCAGGGCGTTGAACGAAAACCGCTTGCCGCCCTTCACCACCTTGGCCACGCGGTTGATGGCGACGACCGTTTCCTTTAGATTCAATTGTGACGCGTCGATTCTAGGCACAGACCCCTCCGTCGATTAAAGCTGCAGCCCGGCTTCGCGGGCGCCTTCGGCCACGGCTTTGACGCGCCCGTGGTATGGCCGGCCGCCGCGGTCGAACACCGCTTTCGCGATGGAGAGCGCTTTGGCCTTTTCGCCGATCTGTTGTCCCACTTTTTTCGCCGCGGCCACCGTCGCCCCGGCTTTCGTGTCCGCGCCGTGGGACGACGCGTACGCCAGCGTGCGGCCGGTGTTGTCGTCAACCAGCTGCACCACCATGTGCTTTTGCGATCGGCGGACGCTCAAACGCGGCCGATCCGCCGTGCCCAAAACCGATTGGCGGGCCCGCTGCCGGCGGAACGCCAGCCTTTCTTGAGGAGATTTCACGCTCATTTTTTAGCCCCCCCCGCCGCGCCCGCGGCGCCCGCGGCGGCTTTGCCGGCCTTGCGGCGCACGTGTTCGTTGGCGTAGCGGATGCCCACGGGCTCGTTGTTGGCCCAGTAGACGCCCGGCTTACGAAATTCGCGAATTTCGGCGGCGACCTGGCCGACGAGTTGCTTGTCCGCGCCGGAGACGACCAGCGTGGTTTGTTTTTGATCGACGGTGACTTTCACGCCCACCGGCACCGTGTAATCGATGGGGTGGGAGTAGCCCAGCGTCATGTTCAACTTGTTTCCGTTGATCTGGGCGCGGAACCCCACGCCGCCGATCCGGAGTTCTTTCGAAAACCCGGTGGCCGCGCCTTCCACCATGTTGAGCAGGAGCTTGCGGAAGGTTCCGTGCAACGCTTTTTGAGTCGGGCTGTCGTTTTTGCGGTCGACGGTCAAGCTCGGTCCTTCCAGTTTGGCCGAAAGACCGGCCGGCAAGACGCGGGACAGTTGCCCCAGGGGCCCCGTCACGCTGACGGTCGCGCCCTGAACATTGACCTTCACCTTATCGGGAAGGGAAATCGGTTTTTTTCCGAGACGGCTCATAAATCCATCCTCACCAAACCTGGGCGAGCACTTCGCCGCCCAGCTTTTCTTTCCGCGAGCGCCGATCCGTCATCAACCCTTTGGAGGTCGAGACGATCGACATGCCCAAACCGCCCCGCAATTTCGGGAGCTCTTCGTAACCGCGGTACACCCGCAGGCCCGGTCGCGACACGCGCTTGACGCCCTGCAGCACGCGGGTCTTGTTGGGCAAATACTTCAAGAACAGACGCAGGACGCCCTGTTTGCGGTCCGGCAAAACTTTGTAGTCGACGATGTAGCCTTCGTCCTTCAACACCTGGGCGACTTCCTTTTTCAAGGCCGAAGCCGGCAGGTCCACGCGCTCTTTGAGCTTGTGGTTGGCGTTGGTGATCGCCGCGAGCATGTCGCTGATGGGATCCGAGGTCATGGGTCAGCTCCTTTTCGTTACCAGCTGGCCTTAACCACGCCGGGGATTTCGCCCCGCAGGGCGAGATTGCGGAAACAAATTCGGCACAAACCGAAATCCCGGTAGAAAGCCCGGGGGCGGCCGCACAAGCGGCAACGGTTTCGGAACCGGACCGCGAACTTCTGCGGCTTTTTCATTTTTGCCTTCCAGGCGGTGGTGGCCATTTCAAATTCTCCTTAGTTCGCCGCGGGCTTCGCCTTTTTGAAAGGCATGCCCAAGAGAGTCAGAAGTTCCCGCGCGGTGTCGTCGCGCCCGGCCGTCGTGACCATCGTCACGTTCATGCCGCGCGCCTTGTCCGATTTGTCCAATTGGATTTCGGGGAAGATGTATTGTTCGGTCAGCCCCAGGTTGAAGTTGCCGCGCCCGTCAAACCCGCGGCGGAGGTCGATTCCCTGGAAGTCGCGGATGCGCGGCATGGCCACGTTCACGAGACGGTCGAGGAACTCCCACATGCGGACCCCGCGCAAGGTCACGCGCAACCCGATGGGCATGCCTTCGCGCAGCTTGAAGTTCGAGATCGATTTTTTGGCCCGGCGGATTTCCGCTTTTTGGCCGGCGATGGCCGCCAATTCCTCGGCGGCGAGATCCATGACCTTCGCGTTTTCCTTGGCTTCGCTCACGCCCAGGTTGAGGACGATCTTTTGAAGGCGCGGCACTTGGAAGAAATTCTTCCAACCGAAACGCTTCATCATTTCGGGCGCGACCGCGGTGCGGTAGGCCGTGAGAAGTCGGGGCACGTATTTTTCAGCGACTGTCGACATATCGTTTCCTTGTAAAAATTTTTCTCGGGGAGGGCGACGCGCGCCTTACCCGATCATCTCGCCGCAACCGCGGCACACGCGGGCCTTGGTCCCGTCGGACAACGTGCCCACCTTGGGGCGCGCCGGCCGGCGACACTTGGGGCAAACCACCATCACTTTCGACATCGGCAAATACGCTTCGCGTTCCTGGACGCCGCCGGGCTTTTGGGGCGTGCCCTTGGCGTGTTTTTTGGACAGGTTGAGTTTGGACACGAGGACCCGCCGTCCGATGCGGTCGACCTCGACCACTTCCCCTTCTTTGCCGCGGTCCTTGCCCGCCAGCAAGCGGACTTTGTCTTTCTTACGTACGGTCGCGAGGGCCATCAGACGACCTCCGGGGCCAGGGAAATGATTTTCAAGTAGTTGCGCTCGCGCAGTTCGCGCGCCACGGGGCCGAAGATGCGCGTCCCCTTGGGCTCGCCCTCGGCGTCGATCACAACGGCGGCGTTGTCGTCGAAACGGATGTAGCTTCCGTCCGGTCGGCGGCGTTCTTTGCGCGTTCGCACCACGACGCACTTGACCACCTCGCCCTTCTTGATCGAGGAATCGGGCAAGGCGTTTTGCACCGACGCCGTGACGACGTCGCCCAAATAGGCGTACCGGCGGCGGAAACCACCGTGCATGCGGAAGACGCGGACCAACCGCGCGCCCGAATTGTCGGCCACGCGCAAAATGCTTCGCTCTTGAATCACGACGCCACCTCCGCGCCCTGGGCCACCGACGCCCGCTCCAACACCTCAACGAGGCGCCAGCGTTTCAATTTCGACATCGGCCGTGTTTCCATCACGCGCACGCGGTCGCCCGCCCGGCTTTCGTTCTTTTCGTCGTGGGCGTACACTTTGCTCGCGCGGGTTAAAATTTTTCCGTACAACCCGTGGCTCAACCGACGCGGGATTTCGATCACGCGCGTCTTGTTCATCTTTTCCGACAGAACGACGCCCTCGAGCGTCTTACGGTCGGCGCGTTCCGTTTTGGCGGTGGTCACGCGGACACCCCCTTTTGTCGAAGAATCGTCAACGCCCGGGCGATGTCCTTGCGAACGGCGCGGATCTCCCGCGGGTTCTTCAAGGGCGCGGTCGTGTTTTTGAACTTGAGGTCAAAAAGTTTTTCGCGGCCGCTGTTCAGTTTCGCCCGCAGTTCGTCGGGCGTCAATTCGTGCCAGCGGATTTCGTCTTGTTTTTTCTTTGCCATGGTTTCGTCCTAGAAGTGGTCCCGGCGGGCGAGACGACACTTGATGGGCAATTTGTGCCCGGCCAACGTCATCGCCCGCTTCGCCGTCTCTTCGTTCACGCCTTCGATTTCAAACAGGATGCGGCCGGGCTTGACCACGGCCACCCAAAACTCGGGGTTCCCCTTGCCTTTGCCCATGCGGGTTTCCGCGGGTTTCTTAGAAACGGGTTTGTCGGGGAAAATTCGGATCCAAACCTTGCCGCCTTTTTTCAAGAATCGCATGAGCGTCACGCGGGTGGCTTCGATCTGCCGCGCGGTGATCCAGTGGGCCTCCAACGCCTGAAGGCCGAACTGGCCGAAAGCCACAAAACCACCGCCTTTGGTGCGGCCTTTCAAACGGCCCCGGTGGGATTTCCGGTATTTGACTCGGGTGGGCATCAACATGGCTTACTCCACGTTCCCTTCGCGCTTTTTGGCTTCGTCTTCTTCGGCTTGGATCTTGCTCATGACTTCTTCTTCAATGACTTCCGCCTCGGCCGCGGGCTCGACGGGCACCACCGGTTCCGGCGTCACCAGTCCCTGCTCCGCGCGGCGGGCCAACTCTTCTTTTTCTTTTTCTTCGATCACGCGGACTTCTTCCATCAAATCGGCGTCGGTTTTCTTGAACATCTCTTTGCGGAAGACCCACGTCTTGACCCCGATGGTGCCCATGTTGATGCGGGCTTCCGTGAAGCCGTAGTCGATGTCCGCGCGAAAAGTTTGAAGCGGCACGCGCCCGTCTTTCAACCATTCGGTGCGGGCGATTTCGGCGCCGCCCAGCCGGCCGGCCACCTGGATCTTGATCCCCAAAGCGCCGCCTTGCATGGCGCGTTCGATGGCGCGTTTCATGGCGCGGCGAAAACCGATTTGCTTTTCCAACTGCATGGCCACGCCCTCCGCCACGAGCTGAGCGTCGATCTCGGGTTTTTTGATCTCGATGATCTGAATCGCGGTTTTGAGGCTGGTCATTTCCTCAACGACGTTGCGCAGCCCTTCGATGTCGGCGCCCTTGCGTCCAATGACGAGGCCCGGGCGGGCCGTGTAGATGTCGACATGCAAATATTTCCCCGTCCGGCGGATGCCGATGCGGGAGACGGCGGCCAGTTTGAGCCGCTCCTTCAAGAACCGGCGAATTTTGAAATCTTCTTCAATCAGCGAGGGCATTTCCTTGATGTTCAACCACTTGGAATCCCATTCGCGGATGTAGCCGAGTCGAATGCCTTTGGGGTGTGTTTTGTGACCCATAAAATCCTTCCTTAGTTGTCGCTCACGACGATCGTGAGGTGACACATCTTTCGTTTAAAGATCGCGCGGGAGCCTTGCGCTTTGGGCATGACCCGTTTGAGGGTCGGGCCGTGGTTCACCCAGGCCTGGGACACTTTGAGCCGCGCCGGATCGGTGCCTTTGCCGGCGTTGGAGACCGCGCTCTTTAAGGTTTTGCCCACGAGAACGCGGCACGCGCGGGGCACCCAGGGCAGCATGCCCAGGGCGTCCACAACGGGTTTCCCCTTGATGAGCTTCAAAACTTGCCCGACTTTCAGATACGAGAAGCGCGCAAAGCGCGCGTGCGCAATCGATTCCATAAAAGCTCAAACTCCTCTGTGGCAATCTGCCGTCTTGCGAAAAACCAATGACACCGAACCCCACCCGGCCCCGCCCGGGGCCCGACGACCCTTACGTTTTGGCGGCGGCTTCCTTCGTGTGCGCTTCGCCGTGGCCTTTGAAGTAGCGCGTCGGGGCAAACTCGCCCAGCTTGTGTCCCACCATCTGCTCGGTCACAAACACCTCGAGGTGCTTGCGCCCGTTGTGCACCAAAAATTTAATGCCCACGAAGTCCGGGGCGATGGTGCTCGCGCGGGCCCAGGTTTTGATGGGCTTTTTGTCCCCGTTCTTGCGCTGGGTTTCGACCTTCTCGACCAGGTTCGAATCGATGAACGGTCCCTTCTTTTTGGATCGCGACATGAAATTCTCCTTACGCCGATTCCGCGGCGTTGGTCCGCCGACGAACGATCATCCAGTGATGGCTTTTGGGCGACCGCGTTTTGTAGCCCTTCGCCGGCTGGTTCCAAGGCGACCGGGGTTGGTTGTTGCCTTTGGACCGGCCGCGGCCGCCGCCGTGCGGGTGGTCGACGGCGTTCATCGCCGTGCCGCGCACGTGGGATTTGAAACCACGGTGACGGTTTCGGCCGGCGTTCCCGATCGTCAAATTTTCATGCTCCGTGTTGCCCACCTGGCCGACGGTGGCGAAGCAGGCGTCCGGCACCATCCGGATTTCGCCGGAGGGCATCTTGAGCGTGGCGTAGCCGTTTTCGCGGGCCATGAGTTGAATGGACGCGCCGGCCGAGCGGGCCATTTGGGCGCCGTTGCCGGGAATCAGTTCCACCGCGTGGATCACGGTTCCCACGGGGATGTTGGCCAAAGAGAGCGCGTTGCCGGTTTTGATTTCCGCTTTCGGTCCCGACAGGACCATGTCGCCCACGGCGAGGCCCACGGGATGCAAGATGTAGCGTTTGGCGCCGTCTTTGTAGTGCAGGAGCGCCAGACGGGCGGAGCGGTTCGGGTCGTACTCGATGGCGGCGACTTTGGCCGGCACGCCGGGTTTGTCGCGCTTGAAATCGACGACGCGGTACATCCGCTTGTGCCCGCCGCCGCGGAAGCGGACCATCACGGTTCCGGTGTTGTTGCGGCCGCCGGATTTACGCAGGGGCTGCAACAGCGCCTTTTCGGGCGCTTTTTTTGTCAAATCGCTGAAATCTTCCACCGTGATGGCACGGCGGGAGGGTGTGTAAGGTTTGAAAGTTTTCATCGGCATCGTCGTTCTCCGTTAAGCCTGCGGCTCCGCGTGCTTGATTTCCTGGCCTTGCTTCAACGTCACGATGGCCTTTTTCCAATCCGACTGGTAGCCGGCGTGGGCGCCGCGCCGGCGAAGCTTGCCGGGCATGTTCATGGTGTTGACGGCCGTCACCTTGACCTTGAACACCGTCTGCACGGCGTCCTTGATTTGGCCTTTGGTGGCCCGCGGCGCGACCTCAAAAATGTATTTGTTCTGCTCCCGCAACAGCGTCGACCGTTCCGTCAAAACCGGCCGGAAAAGAACTTGCGTCGTGGCAAGACCCATATCAGTTGACCCCCGGGGTCGACCCGTCGAGACGGGCGGTGATTTGGTCCAAGGCGACCTTGGTGAAGACAAGCTGGTCCGCCAGCAGGGCGGCGTAGCTGGTCAAGTCGCGGGCGCGGCACAGGCGCAGGCCCGCGAAGTTGCGCGTGGCCCGGTCCAGCGCCGGCGTGATGTCGTCGACCACCACCACCGTCTTGGGTCCCAGCTTCAAGGCGGCGGCCCAGGCGGCCACCAGCTTGGTTTTGGGTTCCGCCAATAAAAATTGGTCCACCACCGCCAATTTCCCGTCGGCGACAAAACTCGACAGAACGGCCCGCAAGGCCAACCGGCGCTTCGCCGGAGGGACCGCTTGGACGTAGCTGCGCGGTTTGGGACCGAACGTGATCCCCCCGTGGCGCCACAGGGGCGAGCGGATCGAACCCGCCCGGGCGTTGCCGGTGTGTTTTTGTTTCCACGGCTTCAAACCGCCGCCGGACACTTCGCCGCGCGTTTTTGTGGAGTGCGTGCCGCGCCGCTGGTTCGCGAGGTACGCGGTCACGACCTCATGAATCAGTGTCGAAGGGGCTTTCACCTTGAACACCGCGTCCGCCAGCTCCACGCTGCCGGCCTTCTGACCTTTTGAATTCAAAACGTCTACCGTCGACATAGTATCCTCTTTATTTCTTTTCCGGCTTGCCGCTCTTGGCGGGCGCGGCCTTCGCGGCTTTCTTCGCCACCGCGGCGGGCGCTTGCTTCACGCGGCGGGGCCGCGTGGTCTTGTACAGGCTCACGCAGGTGCCCGGCGCGCCGGGGACCGACCCCCGCACCAGCATCAAATTTTCCGTCGGGTTCACGTCCACCACGAGCAAGCGCTGGATGGTTTTGATTTCCGCGCCCATGTGCCCGGGCCCGCGCTTGCCGGGCCACACGCGTTCACGCCCCGAAGACCCCGGCGCGCGCCAGCGATCGGACTGGCCGTGGGTTTTGGGACCGCCTTTGAACCGGTGGCGCTTGACCGCGCCGGCGAAGCCCTTTCCCTTGATCATTCCCGACGCGTCGATGATGTCGCCCGCGGCGAACTGTTCGACGCGGATTTCCATGCCGGCCTCAAAACCATCCACGGACGGCAAGCGGAACTCCTGCAGCCATCGCGTCGGGACGGCGTTCGTTTTGGCGAAGTGCCCCGCTTCCGGCTTCGAGAAATTTTTGGGGCGGATGTCGCCGAAACCCAATTGCAACGCGGCGTAACCGTCGGTGGCGGGGGTTTTCACCTGAACCACACGGCACGGCCCGGCTTGAAAAACGGTGACCGGCACGATTTCGCCTTTGGGGCTGAACACGCGGGTCATCCCGATTTTCTTGGCCAGGATGGCTTTCATCGCCGGCACGGCTTTTTTTTCGGCCGTCGCTTCGGCGGGTTTCTCTGTCGTCGTTTCGCTCATGGCTTTTCCTTACAGCTTGATTTCCACGTCCACCCCGGCGGGGAGGTCCAATTTCATCATTTCTTCAACCGTCTTCGCCGTGGGTTCCATAATATCGATCAGGCGCTTGTGCACCCGCATCTCAAATTGCTCCCGGGATTTCTTGTCCGTGTGGACCGACCGGTTGACCGTGTACCGTTTGATCTGCGTCGGCAGAAGGACCGGCCCCACCAGCGTCG of the Elusimicrobiota bacterium genome contains:
- a CDS encoding 50S ribosomal protein L23, with the protein product MGLATTQVLFRPVLTERSTLLREQNKYIFEVAPRATKGQIKDAVQTVFKVKVTAVNTMNMPGKLRRRGAHAGYQSDWKKAIVTLKQGQEIKHAEPQA
- the rplD gene encoding 50S ribosomal protein L4 produces the protein MSTVDVLNSKGQKAGSVELADAVFKVKAPSTLIHEVVTAYLANQRRGTHSTKTRGEVSGGGLKPWKQKHTGNARAGSIRSPLWRHGGITFGPKPRSYVQAVPPAKRRLALRAVLSSFVADGKLAVVDQFLLAEPKTKLVAAWAAALKLGPKTVVVVDDITPALDRATRNFAGLRLCRARDLTSYAALLADQLVFTKVALDQITARLDGSTPGVN
- the rplC gene encoding 50S ribosomal protein L3, producing MKAILAKKIGMTRVFSPKGEIVPVTVFQAGPCRVVQVKTPATDGYAALQLGFGDIRPKNFSKPEAGHFAKTNAVPTRWLQEFRLPSVDGFEAGMEIRVEQFAAGDIIDASGMIKGKGFAGAVKRHRFKGGPKTHGQSDRWRAPGSSGRERVWPGKRGPGHMGAEIKTIQRLLVVDVNPTENLMLVRGSVPGAPGTCVSLYKTTRPRRVKQAPAAVAKKAAKAAPAKSGKPEKK
- the rplB gene encoding 50S ribosomal protein L2, with the translated sequence MPMKTFKPYTPSRRAITVEDFSDLTKKAPEKALLQPLRKSGGRNNTGTVMVRFRGGGHKRMYRVVDFKRDKPGVPAKVAAIEYDPNRSARLALLHYKDGAKRYILHPVGLAVGDMVLSGPKAEIKTGNALSLANIPVGTVIHAVELIPGNGAQMARSAGASIQLMARENGYATLKMPSGEIRMVPDACFATVGQVGNTEHENLTIGNAGRNRHRGFKSHVRGTAMNAVDHPHGGGRGRSKGNNQPRSPWNQPAKGYKTRSPKSHHWMIVRRRTNAAESA
- the rpsJ gene encoding 30S ribosomal protein S10 translates to MTTPSTPAQQKIRIRLRAYDHRMLDDSLAKIVETAQRTGATLVGPVLLPTQIKRYTVNRSVHTDKKSREQFEMRVHKRLIDIMEPTAKTVEEMMKLDLPAGVDVEIKL